The Meiothermus ruber DSM 1279 genome includes the window CCGGGAGTAGCGGTGCTCGCGGGCCATCGCCCAAAAATCGCGCAGGCTGGCCTCGGCGGATATGGTAACCATTTCTACCCTTGGCACCATAATCGAGCGCACCAGGGTTTCCTCGAGGTCGAGGATCTGGCTGATGATCTCCCCCTCGCTCTCGTCCAAGACCCCTTCTTTGGATGAAGCCTCCACGATCAACTTGAGCTCCTCGGCGCTGCCGACCATGGAGTGCGAGGGCGCTTCTTTGAGGCCCATCAGCCGGAGGAAAAAATTACCGCTTCGGTTGAACAGCCAGACCAGCGGTGTGGTGAGCCGCTGGAAAATGTTGAGCGGCAGAATGGTGAAGACCGCGACCTGCTCGGTGCGCTGGAGGGCGATGCCTTTGGGAATAAGCTCGCCAAAGAGCACCGTAACGAAGGTGATGAAAACCACCGAAAGCACAAAGCCCGCGCTGGAAAGCAGGCTGCTTTCAGTAGCAGCGGCGGCCTCGGGCTGGCCGAACAACACCCCGATGCCCGTCACAATCAGCCGGGTGACGTACGGTTCTCCAAAAGCCCCCAGAACCAGGTTGGTGGCGGTGATGCCAAGCTGGGTGGTGGCAATGTAGGCGTCAAGCCGGGCCATGGCATCTTTGAGCAGCCGGCCCTGCCAGGCCCCGCTTTCCGCCAGGTGCTCGACCCGGCTGCGCCGGATGGCTACCAGAGAAAATTCAGCGGTAACAAAAAAAGCGTTGATCAGGATGAGCAAAGCGATGATACCAAGACTACCAGGGATGCTTTCCATAAGGTTCGCGTCAGGCCCAACCAAAAGCTAACTCGCCCCGGAGCGTCCCAGGGCAAGGCCAGGGCCAGGTTTTGGGTGGGGAGTCCATACGCTACTAGCCGAGAGTTTACCACAGCCCCAGCCGGCTCACAAGCGGCGGAAAAAACAGCAAAAAGCCGATCAGGGCTGCAATTGTGCTCACTATCAGTACGCTGGCCGCGGCGATGTCTTTGGCGGCTTTGGCCAGCGGGTGGTAGTTGGGGGAGACCAGATCCACCACGGCCTCGAGGGCGGTGTTGATGAGCTCGAGGCCCAGCACCAGGGCTACCAACAGGAGCACCGGTACCGGGTTGACCTTCAGCCACCAGGCCAGGCCCAGGGCCAGGGCGGCCACATAGACCTCGAGGCGGAAATTGCGCTGGCTTTTCCAGGCATAACGAACCCCGGCCCAGGCATAGCCAAACGAAGCCCGCAGGCCTCGCAGGGGCAGGGGATCGGTTCCGGGTTTGGGTGGTGGGGGACGGGTTGGCATGGTTCAGAGCTCGAGGATGCGGGCCTGCACGCGCCTAAACCCTTCCCATTCGGTCTCGGAGCGGTGGTCGTGTCCCAGCAGGTGCCAAAGCGAATGGGCGGCCAGTACCTTAACCTCGTGCTGAAGACTGTGCCCAAGCTGCTCGGCCTGGCGGCGGGCGGTATCCAGGCTGATCACGATATCGCCCAGGTGCGGCGGGATAAAGGGGTCGCCCGGTTCGTAGGTGGGAAACGATAAAACATCGGTAGGGGCATCCTCGCCCCAGTGCTGCTGCTTGAGGGCCCGTATCTCGTTATCGTTGGTAAGGATCAGGGTTAGAGACTTGTCCCCGTGCCCAAGCTCCGCCAGTAGAAGCCCAAGCGCCCTGCGCACCGCAGGGCCCAGACCTCGAGGTACTCGAGTGTGCGCAACCAGATCTACCCCCATGGCTAGCTCTCGTGCTCATGGGCCTCGTAGGCCTTGATGATGCGCGCTACCAGCGGGTGGCGTACCACATCGGACTCCAAAAAGCGCTGCTGGGCAATGCCCTGGATGCCCTTTAGAATGCGCAGGGCCTCTACCAGGCCGCTTTTTTGGGCCTTGGGTAGGTCGATCTGGGTAATGTCGCCGGTGATCACCACCCGGCTATTGAAGCCCATGCGGGTCAGGAACATCTTCATCTGCTCGGGGGTGGTGTTCTGGGCTTCATCCAAGATGATAAAGGCGTCGTTCAGGGTACGGCCCCGCATGAAGGCCAGCGGGGCCACCTCGATCACCCCCGACTGGATGTACTGTTCGAAGCGCTCGGCATCGATCATGTCGAACAGGGCATCGTAGAGCGGGCGCAGATAGGGGTCGATTTTGGCCTGGAGGTCACCCGGCAAAAAGCCCAGGCGCTCCCCAGCCTCCACCGCCGGGCGGGTCAGGATGATGCGCTTAATTTTCTTGGCCTTGAGAAAAGCCACCGCCATGGCGACGGCCAGGTAGGTTTTGCCAGTGCCGGCCGGGCCGATGCCAAAGGTGATGTCGTGGGTGCTGATGGCCTCCACATACTTTCGCTGGCCGGGGGTTTTGGGCTTCAAGC containing:
- a CDS encoding hemolysin family protein, translated to MESIPGSLGIIALLILINAFFVTAEFSLVAIRRSRVEHLAESGAWQGRLLKDAMARLDAYIATTQLGITATNLVLGAFGEPYVTRLIVTGIGVLFGQPEAAAATESSLLSSAGFVLSVVFITFVTVLFGELIPKGIALQRTEQVAVFTILPLNIFQRLTTPLVWLFNRSGNFFLRLMGLKEAPSHSMVGSAEELKLIVEASSKEGVLDESEGEIISQILDLEETLVRSIMVPRVEMVTISAEASLRDFWAMAREHRYSRVPVYQETIDNIIGVAYIKDLLEYSGPELDSIKVGSICHPAYFVPETMGARELLREMRRRKTHMAIVVDEFKGTAGLVTLEDIIEEIIGEIYDESDEEEVAPVQQIAEGVYLLDASVPLEEASKKLGIELPEGEYDTLSGFLMNEFGHIPEVGEKLEYGGYEFIVETADPRGIERVRAQNKIPEPLDDETPSESVTSEEA
- a CDS encoding PhoH family protein, yielding MEKSTQSKAVVPLRSPQEALSLLGHGDKHLKTLRKLLPAQLVVRGQEVQISGDPDAVWLAERVIRDLVTLVRQGAEIDSGTLEQVILVAENGQSLPVETTTPALGGEITLPGRLKPKTPGQRKYVEAISTHDITFGIGPAGTGKTYLAVAMAVAFLKAKKIKRIILTRPAVEAGERLGFLPGDLQAKIDPYLRPLYDALFDMIDAERFEQYIQSGVIEVAPLAFMRGRTLNDAFIILDEAQNTTPEQMKMFLTRMGFNSRVVITGDITQIDLPKAQKSGLVEALRILKGIQGIAQQRFLESDVVRHPLVARIIKAYEAHEHES
- a CDS encoding diacylglycerol kinase — translated: MPTRPPPPKPGTDPLPLRGLRASFGYAWAGVRYAWKSQRNFRLEVYVAALALGLAWWLKVNPVPVLLLVALVLGLELINTALEAVVDLVSPNYHPLAKAAKDIAAASVLIVSTIAALIGFLLFFPPLVSRLGLW
- the ybeY gene encoding rRNA maturation RNase YbeY, yielding MGVDLVAHTRVPRGLGPAVRRALGLLLAELGHGDKSLTLILTNDNEIRALKQQHWGEDAPTDVLSFPTYEPGDPFIPPHLGDIVISLDTARRQAEQLGHSLQHEVKVLAAHSLWHLLGHDHRSETEWEGFRRVQARILEL